From bacterium:
ATTTGCCGCCCAGGTCGTCCAATCTTTCCCGAATCGCGCGCGCAGAATATTTCTCATGAATTCAACGACTGTCCTCATTCTTACGTGGGATTTGCCGGCCTGGCGCAGTTGACCGGGAACATTGATTTCGATCACGTTGAGCTTTAAATGCCGGGCCTTCAACATGAATTCAGCATCCAGAAACCAATCGTGGGAAGAAGGCGCGATCCTCTTTAATACTTCTGCGGAGACAATTTTGGGATTGCCATTTACATCCAGCGTTGAGATTCCTGGAAAAAGAAGGAGCATCGCCCCGTTGTAGAAGACAGAAATCAATTTGCGTATCCAGTTGTCCTGGCGGAACCTGCGGCGGACTTTTGCCATTGCGGGTGAAGAGGACGCAACGGCAGCCCGGTAGATGCGAAGCACATCTTCAGCTCTCACCTGTCCATCCGCGCAGAGATAACCGACATATTGTCCTGTGCATTTTGCAAAACCTGTCAGAATTCCAAAACCAAAACCTTGATTGACCGGGACAACCGCTTTCACAACGGGCAGACCCTGCGCTATGAAATCGTCAATGACAGCTGAGGTTTGATCTCGCGAGCCGTTGTCCACAAGGACAAGCTCCAGCGAAACACCCTCCTTGCCAAATACTTCCACCATAGGTGGAACACTGAGTGGAAGCACCTTCTCTTCGTTGTAACAGGGCATCACCAGCGAAACATCAGGGGGACTGCTCATTTGATAACGACTCCAGAAAACTCATCGTCTTTCGAATTCCAACTTCAATCGATGTGGAGGGAGTCCATTGTATCAGCTTCCGCAGGCGTTCTGTACTCACATCTTCATGCGCCATTTCGGTTCCACGCACCGGCAATTTCCCGAAATGCAAATGTTCTTGCGGAATATGCAAAACTCGTGCTGCAGTTTCTATGAATTCTCTAACGGAGTGCAATTTGCCTGTAGCCAGATTGACCAGCGTGTTTCGTTCCGGACGCAGATCGGCTAAGCGAATGAATCCTTCGGCGACATCTTCGACATAAGTAAAGTCCCGCTTCTGCGTTCCTGCCGTTAGATCGATTGCCGTTTTGTTTTGTGCTGCTTCTATCAATGAAGGGAGCAAGCGTCCGGCATGTTCTCCCGGGCCGTAAACGGTGAATAATCGCGCGACGATCGACAGGACAGGAGATTCAAGAATCGTTTTGGTTCCCGCTAGTTTTGTTTGTCCGTACCATGTGGTTGGCTGCGGTTCTGTTTCCTCTAATAGATTGCCACTTGCGGTCCCGTATTCCAGTGCCGTTCCAGCATGGACCAACAGTGCGTTGCCTAACGATTCGCAAATCCTACGCGGGAGTTCTACGTTCAGCTCTTCAGCAAGCCTTTCGTCACGCTCATTTGGATCCACACCGTAACCCG
This genomic window contains:
- a CDS encoding NAD(P)-dependent oxidoreductase, with protein sequence ATFSVARDASSKKLTGTAVDLDLLDSTGLHKLFSEIKPSVVFNLAGYGVDPNERDERLAEELNVELPRRICESLGNALLVHAGTALEYGTASGNLLEETEPQPTTWYGQTKLAGTKTILESPVLSIVARLFTVYGPGEHAGRLLPSLIEAAQNKTAIDLTAGTQKRDFTYVEDVAEGFIRLADLRPERNTLVNLATGKLHSVREFIETAARVLHIPQEHLHFGKLPVRGTEMAHEDVSTERLRKLIQWTPSTSIEVGIRKTMSFLESLSNEQSP
- a CDS encoding glycosyltransferase family 2 protein; protein product: MSSPPDVSLVMPCYNEEKVLPLSVPPMVEVFGKEGVSLELVLVDNGSRDQTSAVIDDFIAQGLPVVKAVVPVNQGFGFGILTGFAKCTGQYVGYLCADGQVRAEDVLRIYRAAVASSSPAMAKVRRRFRQDNWIRKLISVFYNGAMLLLFPGISTLDVNGNPKIVSAEVLKRIAPSSHDWFLDAEFMLKARHLKLNVIEINVPGQLRQAGKSHVRMRTVVEFMRNILRARFGKDWTTWAANISPSFIQPPPSLPLDKGEEPVTETTSR